One window from the genome of Deltaproteobacteria bacterium encodes:
- a CDS encoding aspartate 1-decarboxylase, giving the protein MQRFMLKSKLHRATVTDADLHYEGSISIDEGLMEAAEIIPYEKVAIYDISNGERFSTYAIKGQRGSGVICLNGAAARKVSRGDLIIIATYILLDDAEAKRWSPTCILLDEQNRIKKQK; this is encoded by the coding sequence ATGCAAAGATTTATGCTCAAATCAAAACTACACCGTGCTACCGTTACCGATGCCGACCTGCATTATGAGGGGAGTATCTCCATTGACGAAGGGCTTATGGAAGCCGCGGAAATTATACCTTATGAAAAGGTGGCCATTTACGATATATCCAATGGAGAGCGATTTTCAACCTACGCCATCAAGGGACAAAGGGGCAGCGGGGTAATATGTTTGAACGGTGCTGCGGCCAGGAAAGTTTCCCGGGGCGATCTGATCATCATTGCTACCTACATCCTCCTGGATGATGCGGAAGCAAAACGCTGGTCTCCAACATGTATCCTTCTGGATGAACAAAACAGAATAAAGAAGCAAAAATAG
- a CDS encoding DUF502 domain-containing protein, with the protein MKRNLKSIFFTGLAVVMPVGLTIYIFIFLIEMMDSLVLIVPDRYQPDVFLPFHIPGLGVIVTVALILLCGLIAKSYFGNKIVKMGEGLLDKIPFIRSIYQAIKQIADTMFADRSASFKKVVMFHFPSKNTYSVGFITGIIEGEISAKVGNNAQYVSVFMPTAPNPTTGLYMIMPEDELIYLDMSVEEAFTLIISAGIVTPTERKAII; encoded by the coding sequence TTGAAAAGGAATTTAAAGAGTATATTTTTTACCGGCCTGGCTGTGGTCATGCCGGTAGGATTGACGATTTACATCTTCATCTTTCTCATTGAAATGATGGATAGCCTTGTGCTGATCGTTCCCGATCGGTATCAACCGGACGTTTTTCTGCCCTTCCACATACCGGGCCTGGGCGTTATCGTTACGGTGGCCTTGATTCTTCTGTGTGGTCTGATTGCTAAGAGTTATTTCGGCAACAAGATAGTGAAGATGGGCGAAGGCTTGCTTGATAAAATACCCTTCATCAGAAGCATATATCAAGCCATAAAGCAGATCGCGGACACCATGTTCGCTGATCGCAGCGCCAGTTTCAAAAAAGTTGTTATGTTCCATTTTCCGAGTAAAAACACCTATTCCGTTGGATTCATTACCGGTATTATCGAAGGGGAAATCAGTGCCAAGGTGGGCAACAATGCTCAATACGTAAGTGTTTTTATGCCTACCGCGCCCAATCCGACGACGGGGTTGTACATGATCATGCCGGAAGATGAACTTATCTATCTGGATATGTCAGTTGAAGAGGCCTTCACTCTCATTATTTCAGCGGGCATAGTGACGCCCACGGAGCGAAAAGCTATTATATAA
- the truA gene encoding tRNA pseudouridine(38-40) synthase TruA → MKPWTARVEVRNLKMVVEYDGAGYHGWQRQRDPATVQQVLEDIVFRITRERVAIFGSGRTDAGVHALKQTAHFKTSSGISASNLLAGMNSLLPGDIVVKELQEVSESFHARFDAKSKVYMYQIFNSPTRSALYRKYAWYVRTPLNLMEMEKGLSVLKGRHDFTAFCGKKVGDYNCIRTVTDVRLEKMTSGIINIYLEADGFLRYMVRSLVGTLVEVGRGKRTPEELLNVLQAKERRSAGITAPPQGLFLVEVKY, encoded by the coding sequence TTGAAGCCCTGGACGGCAAGGGTTGAAGTGCGTAATCTGAAGATGGTCGTGGAATATGATGGCGCCGGTTATCACGGGTGGCAAAGGCAGCGGGACCCTGCTACTGTTCAGCAGGTTCTGGAAGACATTGTCTTTCGCATCACAAGGGAGAGGGTGGCCATTTTCGGTTCAGGCAGGACAGATGCGGGCGTTCATGCCCTCAAACAGACCGCGCATTTTAAAACCAGCTCCGGCATCAGTGCCTCAAATCTTTTGGCGGGCATGAACAGCCTTTTACCGGGCGATATTGTCGTTAAAGAACTTCAGGAAGTATCCGAATCTTTCCATGCCCGTTTCGATGCCAAGAGCAAAGTCTATATGTATCAGATATTTAACAGTCCAACCCGATCGGCGCTGTACCGCAAATATGCCTGGTATGTCCGTACTCCGCTTAATTTAATGGAGATGGAAAAGGGGCTCTCTGTTCTTAAGGGGCGGCATGACTTTACGGCTTTTTGCGGCAAAAAGGTAGGCGATTACAATTGCATCAGAACTGTTACAGATGTGCGACTGGAAAAAATGACTTCGGGAATTATCAATATTTACCTGGAAGCCGATGGGTTCTTAAGATATATGGTAAGGTCATTGGTGGGTACGCTGGTTGAAGTGGGCCGAGGGAAGAGAACCCCGGAAGAATTATTAAACGTTTTGCAGGCCAAAGAACGTAGAAGCGCCGGTATAACCGCGCCGCCGCAGGGATTATTTCTGGTGGAGGTGAAGTATTAA
- the panC gene encoding pantoate--beta-alanine ligase has protein sequence MKIIQSVKEMQAFSRQLRQAGQTISFVPTMGYLHAGHLHLLREGRQREDCLVLSIYVNPIQFGVGEDFEKYPRDFDKDSQMAASVGTDVIFCPAGSDMYPEHYQTFINLEEVTQNLCGLTRQGHFRGVATVCCKLFNIVKPQVAIFGKKDFQQLVVIRRMVEDLNLDLEIIGMPTVREVDGLAMSSRNTYLQEKEREAALSLSQSLLLAKRLYDDGERDAARILQAVRNRLAKNPLIQLEYAKICSILTLRDLAQLGEEALLALAVKIGRTRLIDNHVFGEPLNIALF, from the coding sequence ATGAAAATAATTCAATCGGTAAAAGAAATGCAGGCCTTTTCCCGGCAGCTCCGGCAAGCAGGCCAAACGATCTCCTTTGTTCCTACCATGGGTTATCTGCACGCAGGGCACTTGCATCTGCTGCGGGAAGGAAGACAAAGGGAAGACTGCCTGGTGCTGAGCATATACGTCAACCCGATCCAGTTTGGTGTGGGAGAAGATTTCGAAAAATACCCCCGGGATTTTGACAAAGACTCGCAAATGGCTGCCAGTGTTGGCACAGACGTCATCTTTTGTCCAGCCGGCAGCGATATGTATCCTGAACATTATCAGACTTTTATAAATTTGGAAGAAGTGACGCAAAATCTTTGTGGGCTAACGAGGCAAGGCCACTTCCGTGGTGTGGCCACAGTCTGCTGCAAGCTGTTCAACATAGTCAAACCCCAGGTGGCGATTTTCGGCAAGAAAGATTTTCAGCAGTTGGTGGTTATCCGGCGGATGGTGGAAGACCTGAACCTGGATCTGGAAATCATCGGAATGCCCACCGTAAGGGAAGTGGATGGTCTCGCTATGAGTTCCAGAAATACCTATTTGCAGGAAAAGGAAAGAGAGGCGGCGCTCAGTTTAAGCCAATCACTCCTGTTGGCAAAACGGTTGTATGATGACGGCGAGCGTGATGCCGCCAGGATATTGCAGGCGGTGAGGAATCGCCTGGCGAAGAATCCATTGATACAGCTTGAATATGCTAAAATATGCAGTATTTTAACTCTTCGAGACCTGGCGCAATTGGGAGAGGAAGCTTTATTAGCCTTGGCGGTGAAGATCGGCAGAACGAGGCTGATTGATAATCATGTCTTCGGTGAACCACTTAATATTGCCCTTTTTTAA
- the metK gene encoding methionine adenosyltransferase has product MQITSESVKVGHPDVVADHIAANIIADILLEEKKTGMTIDNMPHCGVEVFLGKGLCVVGGEVSTRVYVDVDKCVRNVVLTLGYNDPILGLDGSSMGILNTIIPQSCDINIGTRAELGLYKEIGAGDQGIIYGFACNETPELLPLPYVLVNNMMRAFENCRNPIFAPDGKGQVTVDYNDQGKPVRVAKVLMSNAIDYRRVADDARAGVADQARRIAMASLGKWVDEKTAFFFNPTGEWQSVNSCSAADSGITGRKLVVQFYGGYPGAQLGGGAVVNKSPEKVDCSAAFGSRYVAKNIVAAGLATKCSVQLSYAIGIAKPFSIYVSTFGTGSISDNKIAALIETLFDLTPRGMMERFDLLNPDIYRKLPRTLFMDDYPWEKTDMVAKLKAGASA; this is encoded by the coding sequence ATGCAGATTACATCGGAAAGTGTCAAGGTCGGGCATCCGGACGTGGTGGCGGATCACATTGCCGCCAACATTATTGCTGATATTTTGCTGGAAGAGAAAAAAACCGGCATGACCATTGACAACATGCCGCACTGTGGGGTGGAGGTATTTTTAGGAAAGGGGCTCTGTGTTGTGGGCGGCGAAGTTTCCACACGCGTATACGTGGATGTGGACAAGTGCGTCCGCAATGTCGTGCTGACACTGGGCTATAATGATCCCATTCTGGGCCTGGACGGAAGTTCCATGGGCATCTTGAATACGATTATTCCCCAGTCCTGCGACATCAATATTGGTACGCGGGCGGAACTCGGCCTGTATAAGGAAATCGGCGCCGGCGACCAGGGGATCATCTATGGATTTGCCTGCAACGAAACACCGGAATTGCTTCCCCTGCCCTATGTGCTCGTAAACAATATGATGCGGGCTTTTGAAAATTGCAGGAATCCCATCTTTGCCCCGGACGGTAAGGGGCAGGTGACAGTGGACTACAACGATCAGGGAAAGCCTGTCCGCGTGGCGAAGGTACTGATGTCGAATGCCATTGATTACAGACGAGTGGCTGACGATGCCAGGGCCGGCGTTGCCGATCAGGCCAGACGCATAGCCATGGCTTCCCTCGGTAAATGGGTGGATGAGAAAACGGCCTTCTTCTTTAATCCCACCGGGGAATGGCAGTCGGTAAATTCATGCAGTGCGGCCGATTCCGGCATTACGGGTCGCAAATTAGTGGTTCAATTTTATGGCGGCTATCCGGGCGCGCAGTTGGGCGGCGGTGCGGTTGTAAATAAATCGCCTGAAAAGGTAGATTGTTCGGCAGCCTTCGGTTCGCGCTACGTGGCCAAGAACATTGTCGCTGCCGGTTTGGCGACCAAATGTTCCGTACAGCTCTCTTACGCGATCGGTATCGCCAAGCCCTTTTCCATCTATGTAAGCACCTTTGGCACCGGCAGTATTTCGGATAACAAGATTGCCGCCCTTATCGAGACGCTCTTTGATTTGACGCCCCGGGGGATGATGGAGCGCTTTGATCTGCTCAATCCCGACATCTACCGGAAACTGCCCCGGACGCTTTTCATGGACGATTACCCTTGGGAAAAGACGGATATGGTTGCCAAACTCAAGGCAGGAGCCAGCGCCTAA
- a CDS encoding Yip1 family protein, protein MNLVERVKGILLQPQKEWEVISGETTNTAELYKNYIIPLAAIGPVASIIGMTIIGISMPFIGTYRLPLTSSLSSAVVQYVLNLVGVYILALIIDYLAPQFAGTKDFNQSLKLAAYSYTAGWVTGVFAIIPALSPLMILGLYGLYLIYTGIPILMKSPKEKALGYTAAVVIAAIIIAVVIGFASRIFISSPVSGPVPSASMQKATEKAVRDMGEAARKMEDLSKVPQGGAMTAEQQKQIEEAAKQMQEAMKGQIPGQEKK, encoded by the coding sequence ATGAATTTAGTTGAGCGTGTCAAAGGGATTTTGCTTCAACCTCAAAAGGAATGGGAGGTCATTTCCGGCGAGACCACAAATACAGCGGAGCTGTATAAAAACTATATCATCCCGCTGGCCGCAATTGGTCCGGTGGCTTCGATCATCGGGATGACGATTATTGGTATCAGCATGCCATTTATCGGAACATACCGGCTTCCACTCACAAGCTCCCTCAGTTCCGCTGTTGTCCAGTATGTTCTCAACCTGGTGGGGGTATATATACTGGCCTTGATAATAGACTACCTCGCTCCCCAATTTGCCGGAACAAAGGATTTCAATCAGTCTCTCAAGCTGGCGGCGTACTCCTATACCGCAGGCTGGGTGACCGGGGTGTTTGCCATCATTCCCGCCTTAAGCCCCCTCATGATTCTGGGGCTTTATGGTTTATATCTGATTTACACGGGCATTCCGATTCTCATGAAGTCCCCCAAGGAGAAAGCATTAGGATATACAGCTGCCGTCGTTATCGCCGCTATCATCATTGCCGTGGTCATTGGCTTTGCGTCGCGCATCTTCATCTCCTCCCCTGTGTCGGGCCCTGTGCCGAGCGCCAGTATGCAGAAAGCCACCGAAAAGGCCGTTAGAGATATGGGCGAAGCTGCCAGGAAGATGGAGGATCTTTCCAAAGTGCCTCAGGGGGGAGCGATGACTGCCGAACAACAGAAACAGATAGAAGAGGCGGCCAAGCAGATGCAGGAAGCAATGAAGGGTCAGATCCCCGGACAGGAGAAAAAATAG
- a CDS encoding phosphoglycerate kinase translates to MLFIDQINIKGKRVLFRFDFNVPLDSSLNITDDIRIRAVLPTINYALDEGARVIIMSHLGRPKGKVTPEFSLAPVAKRLSRLLDKEVRLANDCIGAAVAELVDGLKPGSVLLMENLRFHAEEEANDPGFAQELAKFADVYIDDAFGNAHRRHASNVGITKFVKDCGAGFLIKKELNYLIKAVDSPIRPFVAIAGGSKVSGKLQALLHLINKVDKLIIGGGMAFTFLKALGYEVGKSLVEDDLLETARDVMDRAKVLKVKFYLPVDCVIAEAKSAEAETKIVPVQEINPNWMGLDIGPATITLFTEALSNAKTIVWNGPMGVFEIDAFSRGTTALTHSLANSYATTIVGGGDTDVAINRTGESDRITYISTGGGASMELLGGKKLPAIEALDGKG, encoded by the coding sequence ATGCTGTTTATTGACCAGATCAACATCAAAGGTAAAAGAGTTCTTTTTCGGTTTGATTTTAATGTTCCCCTGGATAGCAGTTTAAATATCACCGACGATATCAGAATCCGCGCTGTCCTCCCCACGATAAATTATGCCCTCGACGAAGGAGCTAGAGTTATCATCATGTCCCATCTGGGCAGGCCGAAGGGTAAGGTGACTCCCGAATTCAGCCTGGCCCCCGTGGCGAAACGATTGTCGCGGCTCTTAGACAAAGAAGTCCGCCTGGCCAACGATTGCATAGGCGCTGCTGTGGCAGAGTTAGTGGACGGACTAAAGCCGGGGAGCGTCCTGCTGATGGAAAACCTGAGATTTCATGCGGAGGAAGAGGCTAATGATCCAGGCTTCGCCCAGGAATTGGCCAAGTTTGCCGATGTGTATATTGATGATGCCTTTGGCAATGCTCACCGGCGTCATGCCTCGAATGTCGGTATCACAAAGTTTGTCAAGGATTGCGGGGCCGGCTTTCTGATTAAAAAAGAACTCAACTATTTGATTAAGGCGGTTGACAGCCCCATCCGGCCTTTTGTTGCCATTGCCGGCGGTTCCAAGGTTTCGGGCAAGCTGCAGGCATTGCTGCATCTCATCAACAAGGTGGATAAGTTGATTATCGGCGGCGGGATGGCCTTTACTTTTCTGAAAGCGCTCGGTTATGAGGTGGGAAAGTCGCTCGTTGAAGACGATCTGTTGGAGACGGCACGGGATGTGATGGATCGGGCAAAAGTTTTAAAGGTCAAATTTTACCTGCCGGTGGATTGTGTCATTGCCGAGGCAAAAAGTGCCGAGGCGGAAACTAAAATTGTACCTGTTCAAGAGATCAATCCCAACTGGATGGGTCTGGACATCGGTCCGGCTACCATCACGCTTTTTACGGAAGCCTTGAGTAATGCCAAAACGATTGTGTGGAATGGTCCCATGGGCGTTTTTGAAATTGATGCCTTCAGCAGAGGCACGACCGCCCTCACGCACAGCCTGGCAAATTCGTATGCCACAACCATCGTCGGAGGCGGGGATACGGATGTGGCTATTAACAGGACGGGTGAAAGCGACCGGATTACCTATATTTCCACAGGAGGTGGAGCGTCCATGGAACTGTTGGGCGGGAAGAAGCTGCCGGCGATTGAAGCCCTGGACGGCAAGGGTTGA